DNA from Evansella sp. LMS18:
TCCTGAATCATAGGTGTAATCCGCGATAGCCACATAGCTGTCTTTAATGGCCAGTCCCGCTTCTTCCATCGCACGTTTATATCCTGCAAACTTCATATAACCGTTTATTGGATCTTCCAGCGTTCCTGAAACCATTGCTATATCTGTATGGCCGCGCTGAATGAATGAATTTACCGCATCAAATGCAGCCTGTTCATAATCAATATTTACAGATGGAAATTCTTTATCATCATCAACTGTAGCGGAAAGAACAATTGGAACTGGAGACTTTCTGAATGCCTCTTCGTGCTCCTTTGTAATTTCTCCACCCATAAATACGATGCCATCTACCTGTTTTTCAAGAAGTGTATTCAGCAAGTGAATTTCTTTTTCTTTATTTTGATCTGAGTTGCTAAGGATAATATTGTATTTATACATGGTTGCGATATCTTCAATACCCCTTGCAAGCTCAGCAAAAAATATGCTTGAAATATCCGGAATAATAACACCGACAGTCGTTGTCCTCTTGCTGGCAAGTCCCCTCGCTACTGCATTCGGGCGGTAACCAAGACGTTCAATAGCTTCCAGGACTCTTTTCCTCGTTGTCGGCTTAACATTAGGGTTGCCATTAACAACCCTGGAAACCGTCGCCATAGACACTCCGGCTTCTCTTGCTACGTCATAAATCGTGATATTCATTTATAATCCTCCTCAAAACCGTTTCCATATTATGGTTTTCATACTTTCATAATGTAATGATATAATACGATACTTTAAGGAGGTGCGCAAATTCTAATAATTATATCGGCGCTCACCTCTTCAAAGTTTAGGAATTATGAAAAAATCAGTCAATTTCCATACCTTTTTCCTTTCCAAAACCAGGGTGTATATCAGCTGTCTGCACCTGATCGATATTGAGTTACCTATCCTCATTTGTTTGCTGCACTTATACAGTATAATCGTTCCTTCATTTAGATTGACTCAAACACCATAATCTTATTCCTTCTTATTCAGGCAGGGATCCTGCCTGCTAAACCCATTCGTTTTTTTACGGCCAAACATTCAAAAAGCCTCCGGATATCCGGAGGCTTTGCCTGATATTATTTTTGTACTGCCACAGCTTCTTTTTCTCTTTCATAAAGCCCTGAAGCAATAAGGTTTGAGACGAATTCACTGAACTGAGGAATATCCATTTGTTGTGCAGAGTCAGACAGCGCTACTGCAGGGTCAGGATGAACTTCCGCCATTACTCCGTCAGCACCAATTGCCAGTGCCGCTTTCGCTGTAGGGAGCAGGAGATCCCTGCGTCCTGTGGAATGTGTTACATCCACCCATACAGGCAAGTGTGTTTCCTGTTTTAAGATCGGAACAGCAGAAATGTCCAATGTGTTTCTCGTTGCCTTTTCATACGTACGGATACCCCGCTCACAGAGCATAATGTTTCCATTTCCTCTTGAATGGATATACTCGGCTGCATTGATGAATTCTTCAATAGTAGCAGAAAGGCCGCGTTTTAGAAGGACTGGTTTGTCTACGCTTCCCGCTGCTTTCAGAAGCTCGAAATTCTGCATGTTACGTGCACCGATCTGGATGACATCCACA
Protein-coding regions in this window:
- the ccpA gene encoding catabolite control protein A codes for the protein MNITIYDVAREAGVSMATVSRVVNGNPNVKPTTRKRVLEAIERLGYRPNAVARGLASKRTTTVGVIIPDISSIFFAELARGIEDIATMYKYNIILSNSDQNKEKEIHLLNTLLEKQVDGIVFMGGEITKEHEEAFRKSPVPIVLSATVDDDKEFPSVNIDYEQAAFDAVNSFIQRGHTDIAMVSGTLEDPINGYMKFAGYKRAMEEAGLAIKDSYVAIADYTYDSGLEAMNSLLALENRPTAVFASTDEMALGVIHSIQDAGLKVPEDTEVIGFDNTRLASMVRPTLTSVVQPMYDIGAVSMRLLTKYMNKEEVGENAVLLPHRIEYRNSTKE